One genomic segment of Bradyrhizobium diazoefficiens includes these proteins:
- a CDS encoding usg protein → MGLRSEAVSDDFRKQLLGYGLTTAQILYRMPDHPSLLQTYVWQNYDMFPKFPALKDFLAFWQQKLDGPLHSVTVAHCKLIKPAELRAVDGVFRLH, encoded by the coding sequence ATGGGACTGCGGAGTGAGGCGGTTTCCGATGATTTCCGGAAACAGCTGTTGGGTTATGGGCTGACGACGGCGCAAATTCTCTACCGGATGCCGGATCACCCGTCGCTGCTCCAGACTTACGTCTGGCAGAACTACGACATGTTTCCGAAATTTCCGGCGCTGAAGGATTTCCTGGCGTTCTGGCAGCAGAAGCTCGACGGCCCGCTTCACTCGGTGACGGTCGCGCATTGCAAGCTGATCAAGCCCGCCGAGCTGCGCGCCGTCGACGGCGTGTTCCGGCTGCATTGA
- a CDS encoding co-chaperone GroES yields MKFRPLHDRVVVKRIDAEEKTAGGIIIPDTAKEKPSQGEVVAIGPGGRDEAGKLIPIDLKVGDRVLFGKWSGTEVKIDGQDLLIMKESDVMGVLEITESKKKAA; encoded by the coding sequence ATGAAATTCCGTCCGCTTCACGACCGCGTCGTGGTCAAGCGCATCGACGCAGAAGAGAAGACCGCTGGCGGCATCATCATTCCCGACACTGCCAAGGAAAAGCCGTCCCAGGGCGAAGTCGTCGCCATCGGCCCCGGCGGCCGCGACGAAGCCGGCAAGCTGATCCCGATCGACCTGAAGGTCGGCGACCGCGTGCTGTTCGGCAAGTGGTCCGGCACCGAGGTCAAGATCGACGGCCAGGACCTGCTGATCATGAAGGAGAGCGACGTGATGGGCGTTCTCGAGATCACCGAGTCCAAGAAGAAGGCGGCCTAA
- a CDS encoding cupin domain-containing protein, whose product MAKKAKSRSASQAAVKKRSGAKAAARSTARKAVKAKARTAPAKSSARKPARPRQRIAISHHREEDFKADGLRAYAKYRDLGIADATHGLAQAHVIRLQGPCDPQEVSKLHFHDVDFQMVYVLKGWVKTYMDGQGETLMKEGSAWTQPPKIKHMILDYSDDVELLEVILPAEFRTVELKA is encoded by the coding sequence ATGGCCAAGAAAGCAAAATCGCGCAGCGCATCGCAAGCCGCGGTGAAGAAGCGGAGCGGCGCCAAGGCTGCTGCGCGATCCACGGCGCGCAAGGCGGTGAAGGCGAAAGCGCGTACCGCGCCTGCCAAATCATCGGCCAGGAAGCCCGCACGGCCCAGGCAGCGCATCGCCATCAGCCATCACCGCGAGGAAGATTTCAAGGCCGACGGCCTGCGCGCCTACGCCAAGTACCGCGATCTCGGCATCGCCGATGCGACCCATGGACTCGCGCAAGCGCATGTGATCCGGCTGCAAGGTCCCTGCGATCCGCAAGAAGTGTCAAAACTGCATTTCCACGACGTCGACTTCCAGATGGTCTATGTGCTCAAGGGCTGGGTGAAGACCTACATGGACGGGCAGGGCGAGACTCTGATGAAAGAAGGCAGCGCCTGGACCCAGCCGCCGAAAATCAAGCACATGATCTTGGACTATTCGGACGATGTGGAGCTGCTGGAGGTGATCCTGCCGGCGGAGTTCAGGACGGTGGAGTTGAAGGCGTAG
- a CDS encoding rhomboid family intramembrane serine protease, with translation MVLAARRPAANQTKILLASTQGCEHAGHAFMATNTFGRRGIAAPPPRASLQPVAVPVAPRPLSSEETLFGDNKLLADIPFLTIGLIFGLLLIFALQRSLAIDIAPDGSLDVRSLIAYGASGYDLVVGRNEWWRIGLAPLLHGSQSHLIGNAVALFIVGIRLESLIGRGWFSLIFVASAVAGEAGSLLGNGPGTVGVGASGAITGLIAALFVASFEPEADADQTISRLKTSLFFGVPALLPLAFGASGNINYYAHTGGALAGGALAITPWLAFWSYESLPRSAGVALLAGLVGSLVCAGFAVAHYSSYMADAVQYIRASETPANAGEMTSRSLDLVTRYPKDPRAHVFRALFFLEKASLGAAETEARTAMSLAASDVAGGPARTGAQGLLAVLLWAQGRNSEAKAMAVEPCRAKLPEVRRILQKQKLCGLT, from the coding sequence ATGGTTTTGGCCGCCCGCAGGCCGGCCGCTAACCAGACGAAAATACTCCTCGCGTCAACTCAAGGCTGTGAACATGCGGGACATGCTTTCATGGCGACCAACACTTTTGGCCGACGCGGCATCGCGGCGCCACCACCAAGAGCATCGCTTCAGCCGGTCGCCGTGCCGGTCGCTCCCCGGCCCCTGTCCAGTGAGGAGACGCTCTTTGGCGACAACAAGCTTCTGGCCGACATCCCTTTCCTCACCATTGGCCTGATTTTCGGCCTGCTCCTGATCTTCGCCCTGCAACGCAGCCTGGCCATCGACATTGCGCCGGACGGCTCACTCGATGTCCGCTCGCTGATCGCTTATGGCGCGTCCGGCTACGATCTGGTTGTTGGAAGGAACGAATGGTGGCGGATCGGCCTTGCGCCGCTTCTGCATGGCAGCCAATCGCACCTCATAGGTAACGCCGTTGCGCTGTTCATCGTCGGCATCAGGCTGGAGAGCTTGATCGGCCGCGGCTGGTTCTCGCTGATCTTCGTTGCCAGTGCAGTGGCCGGAGAGGCCGGCTCGCTCCTCGGCAACGGCCCCGGCACGGTGGGCGTCGGCGCGTCCGGCGCCATTACCGGGCTGATCGCTGCCTTGTTCGTCGCGAGCTTCGAGCCCGAAGCGGACGCCGATCAAACCATATCGCGACTGAAGACGTCGCTGTTCTTCGGTGTTCCGGCATTGCTGCCGCTTGCCTTTGGCGCCTCCGGCAACATCAACTATTATGCCCATACAGGTGGCGCGCTGGCCGGCGGTGCGCTTGCCATCACGCCGTGGCTCGCCTTTTGGTCCTATGAGAGCCTGCCGCGGAGCGCCGGCGTGGCGCTGCTCGCAGGACTGGTCGGATCTCTGGTCTGTGCCGGCTTCGCCGTTGCTCATTATTCGTCCTACATGGCCGATGCCGTGCAGTATATTCGCGCGTCGGAAACGCCGGCGAATGCCGGCGAGATGACCAGCCGGTCTCTCGATCTCGTCACCCGCTATCCAAAAGACCCGCGGGCTCATGTCTTCCGTGCGCTCTTCTTCCTGGAAAAAGCGAGCCTCGGCGCCGCCGAGACGGAAGCGCGAACCGCCATGTCGCTCGCGGCTTCGGATGTGGCGGGTGGGCCGGCGCGCACCGGGGCGCAGGGCTTGTTGGCGGTGTTGTTGTGGGCGCAGGGACGAAACAGCGAGGCGAAGGCCATGGCGGTCGAGCCGTGCCGTGCCAAGCTGCCTGAGGTGCGCCGGATCTTGCAGAAGCAGAAATTGTGCGGTTTGACCTGA
- a CDS encoding NupC/NupG family nucleoside CNT transporter, whose translation MLRLQSTLGIFALLLLAFALAENRRTVSLRQAAIGLVVTFATAFVLLKLPVVAHAFGAINDAVGAISAASRAGSAFVFGYVGGGTLPFDLKVPGADFILAFQALPIVLVMSVLTTLLFYWRVLPPVVRGMAWLLERTLGVGGAVGLSTAANIFLGMVEAPLFVRPYLAQMTRSELFLVMTGGMAGIAGTVLVLYATLLAPLIPDAAAHFVIASVLGAPAAILVSLIMVPETSERRTGGALEDPEMEVASTMDAIVKGTTAGLELLLNIVAMLLVLVALVCLVNAMLGLLPDIGGAAISLQRLLGLVMAPVCWLMGLPWDQAVTAGSLMGTKTVLNELIAYVDFSKLPPDALDPRSRLIMLYAMCGFANFASLGIMIGGLGVMAPERREEINALGLKSIVSGTLTTCLMGAMVGVLA comes from the coding sequence ATGCTGCGGCTGCAATCGACACTCGGCATTTTCGCATTGCTGCTGCTCGCCTTCGCGCTGGCCGAAAATCGCCGCACGGTCTCGCTGCGGCAGGCCGCGATCGGCCTCGTCGTGACCTTCGCCACCGCCTTCGTGCTGTTGAAGCTGCCCGTCGTGGCGCACGCTTTCGGCGCCATCAACGATGCGGTCGGTGCGATTTCGGCGGCCTCCCGCGCCGGCTCCGCCTTCGTGTTCGGCTATGTCGGCGGCGGCACCCTGCCGTTCGATCTCAAGGTGCCGGGCGCCGATTTCATCCTGGCGTTCCAGGCGCTGCCGATCGTGCTGGTCATGAGTGTGCTGACGACGCTGCTGTTCTATTGGCGGGTGCTGCCGCCGGTCGTGCGCGGCATGGCCTGGCTGCTCGAGCGCACGCTCGGCGTCGGCGGCGCCGTCGGGCTGTCGACCGCCGCCAACATCTTCCTCGGCATGGTCGAGGCACCGCTGTTCGTACGGCCTTACCTTGCGCAGATGACCCGCAGCGAATTGTTTCTGGTGATGACCGGCGGCATGGCCGGCATCGCCGGCACCGTGCTGGTGCTCTATGCGACGCTGCTGGCGCCGCTGATCCCCGACGCCGCCGCGCATTTCGTCATTGCCTCCGTGCTGGGCGCACCGGCCGCCATCCTCGTCAGCCTGATCATGGTCCCCGAGACAAGTGAGAGGCGCACCGGCGGCGCGCTCGAAGATCCCGAGATGGAGGTTGCCAGCACGATGGACGCGATCGTGAAGGGCACCACCGCGGGGCTCGAGCTGCTGCTCAACATCGTCGCGATGCTGCTGGTGCTGGTGGCGCTGGTCTGTCTCGTCAACGCCATGCTCGGCCTGTTGCCTGACATCGGCGGCGCCGCAATTTCGTTGCAACGTCTGCTCGGCCTCGTGATGGCGCCGGTGTGCTGGCTGATGGGACTGCCCTGGGACCAGGCTGTCACAGCGGGCAGCCTGATGGGCACCAAAACCGTGCTCAACGAGCTGATCGCCTATGTCGATTTCTCAAAGCTGCCGCCCGACGCGCTCGATCCGCGCTCGCGCCTGATCATGCTCTACGCGATGTGCGGCTTCGCCAATTTCGCCAGCCTCGGCATCATGATCGGCGGTCTCGGCGTCATGGCGCCGGAGCGGCGCGAGGAAATCAACGCGCTCGGGCTGAAGTCGATCGTGTCGGGGACGTTGACGACGTGTTTGATGGGGGCAATGGTGGGGGTGCTGGCTTGA
- a CDS encoding MFS transporter: MSQKASEALGEAQPLQARPTARELLTHRAFLFFLLSRSLSRFSSQIAAVAIGWQIYDLTGSAFDLGMVGLVQFLPTALLVFVAGHAADRFERKRVVQLCQPVEAATALYLAVITYLGAVGEVQIFVATFVLGIAGAFESPTTAALLPLIAPQGSLQRATAVSSGAAQVATITGPALGGFAYAIAPHLAYAVMVLFWIFGMILTGFIRPRPQAVLNEGTNSDNIFAGVRFIRSNPAILGTISLDLFAVLFGGVTALLPIYARDILQTGPVGLGVLRAAPAVGALLMTMVLARHAISRHVGLRMFQAVIVFGLATIVFALSSWMWLSVLALAVLGAADTISVVIRFSLVQLATPDEMRGRVGAVNFLFINASNQLGQFESGLTAALFGAMPAAVLGGVCTVAVALLWMKLFPSLRQVESLE; the protein is encoded by the coding sequence GTGAGCCAAAAGGCAAGTGAAGCGCTAGGCGAAGCGCAGCCGTTACAGGCCCGTCCGACGGCCCGCGAACTCCTCACCCACCGCGCCTTCCTGTTCTTCCTGCTGTCGCGCAGCCTGTCGCGCTTCTCCAGCCAGATCGCGGCGGTCGCGATCGGCTGGCAGATCTACGACCTCACCGGCTCGGCCTTCGACCTCGGCATGGTCGGCCTCGTGCAGTTCCTGCCGACGGCGCTCCTGGTGTTCGTCGCCGGCCACGCCGCCGACCGCTTCGAGCGCAAGCGTGTGGTCCAGCTCTGCCAGCCCGTGGAAGCGGCGACCGCGCTCTATCTCGCTGTGATCACTTATCTCGGCGCGGTCGGCGAGGTGCAGATCTTCGTGGCGACCTTCGTGCTCGGCATCGCCGGCGCCTTCGAGAGCCCGACCACCGCGGCGCTGCTGCCGCTGATCGCGCCGCAGGGCTCGCTCCAGCGCGCCACCGCCGTCTCCAGCGGCGCGGCGCAGGTCGCGACCATCACGGGCCCCGCGCTCGGCGGTTTTGCCTACGCGATCGCGCCGCATCTGGCCTACGCCGTGATGGTGCTGTTCTGGATTTTTGGGATGATCCTGACCGGCTTCATCCGGCCGCGCCCGCAGGCGGTGCTCAACGAAGGGACGAACTCGGACAACATCTTCGCCGGCGTCCGCTTCATCCGCAGCAACCCGGCGATCCTCGGCACCATTTCGCTCGATCTGTTCGCGGTGCTGTTCGGCGGCGTCACCGCGCTGCTGCCGATCTATGCCCGCGACATCCTCCAGACCGGCCCGGTCGGGCTCGGCGTGCTGCGTGCGGCGCCCGCCGTCGGTGCGCTGCTGATGACCATGGTGCTGGCGCGCCACGCCATCTCGCGCCATGTCGGCCTGCGCATGTTCCAGGCCGTGATCGTGTTCGGCCTCGCCACCATCGTGTTCGCGCTGTCGTCCTGGATGTGGCTGTCGGTGCTCGCGCTCGCGGTGCTCGGCGCGGCCGACACGATCAGCGTCGTCATCCGCTTCTCGCTGGTGCAGCTCGCAACGCCCGACGAAATGCGCGGCCGCGTCGGCGCGGTCAACTTCCTGTTCATCAACGCCTCCAACCAGCTCGGCCAGTTCGAGAGCGGACTGACGGCGGCGCTGTTCGGCGCGATGCCGGCGGCCGTGCTCGGCGGTGTCTGCACCGTCGCGGTGGCGCTGCTCTGGATGAAGCTGTTCCCCAGCCTGCGCCAGGTGGAGAGTTTGGAGTAG